One window from the genome of Oncorhynchus gorbuscha isolate QuinsamMale2020 ecotype Even-year linkage group LG14, OgorEven_v1.0, whole genome shotgun sequence encodes:
- the LOC123995714 gene encoding lysosome-associated membrane glycoprotein 5-like has protein sequence MEQLRFSTLDTAGVLLCLFAILVRFTVSAEQEGENLSGLSTNPDKDMFVVRENGTTCLMVEFAVRFTVPFDVLALNGIDLITENAYLALPRGADIEGKCGSQDAHIHISWNDNAYTLRIYFVKELSGNGHVWRISKMQFVYDTSEKTHFLNPYNPGKHTASTHHLSALETPAGRSYVCEAKQTLTLISSDHQKGVTVAISDVQIQPFDINSDFMFSEAYKCITDQREQLEETLPLILGFILGLIIVITLSVYHFHLKLTAATQSQLPCDRSMYNNM, from the exons ATGGAGCAGCTCAGATTCAGCACCTTGGACACCGCTGGAGTTCTACTGTGTTTGTTcg CGATCCTGGTCCGGTTTACGGTCTCCGCCGAGCAGGAGGGAGAGAACCTCTCCGGTCTGTCCACCAACCCGGATAAAGACATGTTCGTGGTCCGAGAGAACGGGACCACCTGCCTCATGGTCGAGTTCGCTGTCCGCTTCACGGTCCCCTTCGATGTCCTCGCGCTCAACGGAATAGAT CTTATCACGGAGAATGCGTATCTGGCTCTGCCTCGCGGGGCAGACATAGAGGGGAAATGCGGGAGCCAGGATGCCCATATACACATCTCGTGGAATGATAACGCCTACACACTCCGCATCTACTTCGTCAAG gaacTCAGTGGCAATGGACATGTGTGGAGAATTAGCAAGATGCAGTTCGTTTATGACACCTCGGAGAAAACGCATTTCCTCAACCCATACAACC CTGGGAAGCACACAGCCAGCACCCACCATTTGTCAGCGTTAGAGACCCCTGCTGGCCGCTCATATGTCTGCGAGGCTAAGCAGACACTCACCCTCATCTCCAGTGACCACCAAAAGGGAGTGACTGTTGCCATAAGTGACGTCCAGATCCAGCCCTTCGACATCAACTCAGATTTCATGTTCAGTGAAG CCTATAAGTGCATCACGGACCAGAGGGAACAGCTGGAGGAGACTCTTCCTCTGATCCTGGGCTTCATCCTGGGCCTCATCATCGTCATCACACTGTCCGTCTACCACTTCCACCTTAAACTGACTGCTGCCACTCAGTCTCAGCTGCCTTGCGACCGATCCATGTACAACAACATGTAA
- the LOC123995553 gene encoding uncharacterized protein LOC123995553, whose protein sequence is MFKHNVDVQGNRTLNQAQRDVQGNRTLNQAQRDVQGNRTLNQAQRDVQGNRTLKQAQLHVQGNRTLKQAQCDVQGNRTLKQAQCDVQGNRTLKQAQCDVQGNRTLKQAQCDVQGNRTLKQAQCDVQGNRTLKQAQCDVQGNRTLKQAQCDVQGNRTLKQAQCDVQGNRTLKQAQCDVQGNRTLKQAQCDVQGNRTLKQAQCDVQGNRTLKQAQCDVQGNRTLKQAQCDVQGNRTLKQAQCDVQGNRTLKQAQCDVQGNRTLKQAQCDVQGNRTLKQAQCDVQGNRTLKQAQCDVQGNRTLKQAQCDVQDITTTIL, encoded by the exons ATGTTCAAG CACAACGTTGATGTTCAAGGTAATAGGACATTGAATCAAGCACAACGTGATGTTCAAGGTAATAGGACATTGAATCAAGCACAACGTGATGTTCAAGGTAATAGGACATTGAATCAAGCACAACGTGATGTTCAAGGTAATAGGACATTGAAACAAGCACAACTCCATGTTCAAGGTAATAGGACATTGAAACAAGCACAATGTGATGTTCAAGGTAATAGGACATTGAAACAAGCACAATGTGATGTTCAAGGTAATAGGACATTGAAACAAGCACAATGTGATGTTCAAGGTAATAGGACATTGAAACAAGCACAATGTGATGTTCAAGGTAATAGGACATTGAAACAAGCACAATGTGATGTTCAAGGTAATAGGACATTGAAACAAGCACAATGTGATGTTCAAGGTAATAGGAC ATTGAAACAAGCACAATGTGATGTTCAAGGTAATAGGACATTGAAACAAGCACAATGTGATGTTCAAGGTAATAGGACATTGAAACAAGCACAATGTGATGTTCAAGGTAATAGGACATTGAAACAAGCACAATGTGATGTTCAAGGTAATAGGACATTGAAACAAGCACAATGTGATGTTCAAGGTAATAGGACATTGAAACAAGCACAATGTGATGTTCAAGGTAATAGGACATTGAAACAAGCACAATGTGATGTTCAAGGTAATAGGACATTGAAACAAGCACAATGTGATGTTCAAGGTAATAGGACATTGAAACAAGCACAATGTGATGTTCAAGGTAATAGGACATTGAAACAAGCACAATGTGATGTTCAAGGTAATAGGACATTGAAACAAGCACAATGTGATGTTCAAGGTAATAGGACATTGAAACAAGCACAATGTGATGTTCAAGGTAATAGGACATTGAAACAAGCACAATGTGATGTTCAAGACATTACAACCACTATACTATAA